The window TCCCCATCTGATCCTCTAAACTGACCAGGTTCAAGTCAACAggtaataaaaatctaaaactctTTACTATTTACACACCCAGTCTCATGTATCaaataaactgcagtttttcagGTAAACCCAAAGCCTGTTTTTAGAGGCAAGCCTACAGgaagtcactgtgtgtgtgtgtgtgcaaacatgcaaacatgctgaAAGCAATTTTTTGCGTTGAGCAATATGGCTGGTCAATAGTAATAATCTGTTCATTACATGTTGATTTTTTGGTGACATcaacaaatatacacatacattaatacacacacatacattacacattataaatgttttgtatgtacaAAACGACATGGTAAATAAGCAGACTTTCATTAGTTGCATTCAGCAACATGGTGATGTTAAAATCAAATATgacaatttgaaaatgtcttgtCAGAACCTTTGAATGAAATTGGCTGATTATCACATGATAACAGGAGAATCCTCAATATGTGATTCAACAACACACAAGAACATGGAATAACTGCCTGTCCATATTCCATGGAGTTAACTACAGCAATTTAACCACAccaatttttcacatttttgttatgttgcagccttatgctaaaataattaaaaaaaaaatgtccctcATCAATCTGCACCCCATAATGACGAATGActtctttgtcattatggggtattggGTGTAGATTAATGATTCTTTATTTTAGCAGGCtgtaacataaaaatgtgacaaaactgaaggggtctgaacactttctgaatgcactgcgTTAATGCACTTGCACATTGTATTAAAACAAACCTACTCTTGCTAGACCACACAACTTCCTGCAAGACTAGAAGACTAGAGTGATGGCTCAATAATCAGCAGGATCATCTCAGTTTTatacaaatgagagaaaaataaaataataaacaacactgcTTTTGGTGTGCTCTGGTCTTAACTCTGTGTTTTGGCTtttagacaaaaaataaatgaataaataaataacaacactgACCACATTATGAATACTAATCTAAATCAGATGACATCATTAATATGTGGAATAACTTGTTATTGCAtttgtaacataacaaaatggaCCTGTCAACCCTGAAATATGGTCTTAGTTTTGCTCTTAAAACACCATGTCAACATCTTTGAACCAAACTACCGCTGAAACTACAAAACTACACTTACAAGATATGTAAACTGATCATGTGACTTGACTCAGTTGGGCCCAGAATTTAGGCTACGGTTCAGGATCTAATTCAGATTTTAATTATCACAATATCTCTTAAATAgtacagaaacaaacagttcCTTTGTGAAAATAGTCAGCATTCTCTTTAAAAATGACCACCTGTCACGTGGCATTAgcagtataaaatgtaaaatgttgcaCACAACATCTACTGGGTCTGGACAGGCTCTTTTTCTTCCTGGGTTGAAACTGCTAGTCAGAATAGGGACAACAATAGCTGCATTAACGCCACCTTATCATGTGTAGACAAAGCTGGATTAGACCCACAAATGTGCGggcacaaaaggaaaacaattgTTTTGAAACATATGGAACTGCACTGGGTTTTCTGACCATACATCAAGCACAAGTCTGACCACACCAGTTAAGATTTCAAGCACAGTTTTGGTCCTAACATGACTAGTTTTCCCTCTAGtacaaaattacaaacacaAGTGGTGAGAAGTTAACCGTAAACAGTCATAACATAATCGCGGAGAATCATTTACGTATGCGCTACTAACATCTAGAGTCAAAATCTAACTCATGTTAAACCCTGAAGGAAATACTGACCACATACTGTGCACCCAGAAATCACTGATCAAAAACAGGTTGTGATGCAAtgtcttcttccttttctaAAACACTTGCTCTTCATGATTGCTTTACACGACAGAAAAAGGTAGAGAAAacggaaacaaagaaaaggagatCTCTGGCCAGATCCTATCTTAAAAACACAGGATGTTACATGTACACAATGTTTGCCTTCACCATACAAGCCTCCAGGATGTCCAACGCCATTGTGCCTTTCCACCCTCAAGAGCTCAGATTCACACTGCTAAAGGTTTTAAGATTGTTTATTGGTTTGTTTGGCTCACACACCACACTGGAGCCATACTTTGGTCTGAATGTTCAGTAGAAACTGATGGTGCATGACACAGGACTGACAGATAATGATGCATACAGTGTAGGGCAAATGTTAAATTGAAAATTAGACATTGTTCCTCTTTTGTATTAATTTTACATATATAAACAAACCAGAACACGCTAAATGAACAGGTATTgaatttgtactttttatttgttgacCTGCTGCTTCTTAACCATATGGTACGTAATTAAAAGAATTACCCTGCATTTTAAAACCTGCCAATGTGGTCATAAAGATGCCAGTAAATTTCAATGACTTGCGGCGATACCCTGAATCTGGTCAGGCAAAAGTGTCATAGGCCACAACTTTGCCTCACAATATATTTCTAAATGATGAGATCAACAACAGGTCTCTTTATAAAGATATGCACTGTAGACTACAATGCAGTTAAGCACAGAATAGAAGAGGGGACACTTCTTTGACGATAATATACGTCATGAAAAACCTAGACAAGCTGCATCCACAATCTTTGCTCAGACCTTTTGCCATTGCCttcttttgtttacatcagCAGTGCATTTTCAGCCACAACACCAGCAAACACTTAAAGCAGTCTCTCTCCCACCCTTTTTTGATAACAATCTAGTCCCTCTTACTCCTAAACCGTGCAAAATGGGCTTTTGCAGTTTACTAATTTCTACTACAGATGAGTCTCGTGTTATCTGACGGCATACAGATCAAAGAAAACTATTCCCATCCAGGACCTTAATGTTTTCAAACTGACAAAGGGGATATCTGACATAAATCATGTTAGTCACCAGTCATggtaatataatttatttaagcAGAATTCGCCTTTTATCTAATTTGCGTGGAAGCTTGGACACACCCTTGAATGCCCTGCTCTCCTACAATGTATCAGAAATAAGGCCAATGTAAGATAATTCAAAATTCTGTGTATTTGAAGGAAGATTCATGATTACTACATCTTCTTTATATgctgaaaatgtaatatttgacTCCTGTGACGTTAGGGAGGTGTGGATTGGGGCATTGTAATCCTccaattagaaaaagaaaatgttttaaagacagCCAATCGTCCGAGAGTTGTTTTCGTAATAACGATATAATATTACCCTGCAAGCCTGAAATACTTATCTAAATAACTGACGACGTAAACAACCAGGAATAAAAGCACTCAAGTAggttttacatgtaaaaaaaaaagacaaaactaaaGCAGAAACAGAGTCCGTTAGGCTCCGTGTTTAGCGACCCCATCTCTCCATAAACAGTTGGTCACCGAGCACGTAGGTAACGTTAGCCAGCGTTAATGTCAGacaactgcagctttaaacaggCCTAATTAACGTTGGCTATGTTACCTCACACTAGCTAAACCCGTCAAATCCTGTTGGGAAAGTTGTGCTTTACATTTAACGAACTGTATAAAAAGAAGTGGCTAAAAGACTAGTTTAAATGTTGTCGGGTTGTTTCCGTGCGCTGACTCCAGGAAGCATTTCATTCTGCGCTAACGTAAACAATTTCTGTTATATTTGCATACAGGCAAAACTTTggcatttgaattatttttagAGATCATACCCCTAAAGCTGACTGATAAACTAAACACATGTCTGAGTGTTTGAAGGTTAAAAACTTGTCCAGGACATAGTATTTCCTCCTGAATGGCTATGTCTGAGTGCTTCTCTATGGCtgttgcaaacacaacacactccGGGCTCAGGCTAGCTGACAATTCAACTCGGAGCCGCAATCCGCCATGTTGAAACCTGTCTAAAAACACAACTTTGCCTGCTAAattaacaacagcagcagagatacACACACCGCACAAAACAAAAGCTCGAAATACTGTAAAAATGAGGAAACACTCACCGGCGGCGGGCGGACCTTACAGATGCCAGTTTTCTCTGCAATGGGTCGTATTTTGTTGATGTACGCAAAAGGGTCGGCGAATTCCTCCCAGCTGGGCTCAAAAACAGGGCACTCCGGAGGAGGAATGAACTCATTCAGCTGAGGTTGACTCATCGTTGCATCTTCGTTATGCCTGTAGCTggatatatttgttttttcctcacgCAGAAATCGCTCGCTGAGgatgtctgtctctcagttcATGTCCATTCACCACTCATTGAACTCAAAGACGAATTATCTAGTTGGAGACGAGCGGTTGACAGTCACAGGCCGTACCCCTCCGCCTCAAAAAGTAGACACCCACAAATTATTTAgattcacagtttgttttaaacattttcgCAGCGTGGCCGCGTCAGATGCAACATGCTCACTTTGAGTATTTATTTCACACGCAAATACTGAGTGTGTGTAACTAATATTTTACCAAACAGATACAGCTCCAGTGTTGCGTGTTCAAATCTGTTTGAAGCAGTTAAGTGCCCGTAGGACTGTGATGGAGTAGAGTAAAACGTCTTGAACGTCATTTTGATCTACTTTGATCATCATTTATCATAGGAAATAAACTACGATGAATTTCGCTCTCACACAGGTAACACTTATGAGAACAATACTCTTTAGTTAGGGATTATGTATATCTTATTGGTTCCGTGGTTTCCTCACAGATGATCGCTTCTCTGTTGGGTGAGTTTGATTTGGATCACACTTTGCACGCTGGTGCACTGAGCTAACTCGGTTTACAAATGGTAGGATGCGTTTGATTGGCTCTTCCCTACCCCGCCCGGCTGTCCCGAAAGAATAGACGCGTCAGACGGCACGTTGGGCTTTCTAATCGAAGACACCCACTAGATCTCTACGCGCTGACCGGCACTTCGTTTTTAAATGGTCTAGTGGAGCTCGTTGATTGGTAGAGACTACAGTCATATGGTGATAGTTGGgctgtttatgttttcataatgaacattttaattaagTCATTTATACTGTACCAACCCCTGAACGCATCTAACACAAAGTATATCATACGATAAAAACACtatattttgaaaactttttctTGTTAAATCATGTTAGATCATGTCAATATGCATGAGGACACTTGCTAAATAATTAACAAACCattagagaaaaacaaaacaaaacccaaacacaTTGAAATATACAATGTattatacactatatatattcaaatctttattacCACATAGAATGCAATTTATTATCTGTTTCTAATCATATCAGCCAAAGTATGAAAGTATGATGGAAAACTAATAGGGGCAACAAAACATGGCCAagaattatttatcattatatcaCATATTTCAGTTACCTGAGATTGACATATCTCTGTTTTTTCTAATGACACTGTCttgataatatattttttgtcaatGTTACATTATCAATCACACAATCTTTAGCCACACTATTATTCATTGAGAACAGCTATCCTACAAAATGATAACTATCTCGTTGATATCATCTCATGCAGAAGTAAATTATTTCCTAATTTTACCACCTCCTAACTGAAAGCTATTTTGTTAAAATTGGTATGCTGTACAGACTGTAAAGCCCTTTCAGGCGAATTTGTGATTATATACTATAAATTTAGCTGGATTGATGTGACCGAGAGTTAACGTTTTTCATAGATTTGACTTGATACAAGTTTATCTTTCGGATAAACCCCTTGAGATGAATCATCTCGTTTTCGAGGGGGTTcctaacatacagtacaaataaacatggaaacacaagaaacaggaaaacagatttCATCTGTTATCTGTTAAATAGAAGCAGCAGTTGCCACAATGGCCTACCACTTGTTTCACACTGTATGAGACTGATTTGAATGTCCCTGTTCTCTGTTTCGTTTGAACTTCCCGTTGGTGGATCTAAGACAGCAGACTATAGCGAACACACATGACAGGTGTCTTTCACGCTTGGGAGAAAAATCAGCTGCACACATTTCAAGGTGGTCAAGATTACTTTAACAAAAAACCCTTGACAACCACCATTTTATCCAATTATTCCAAGTGTCTGATCTTGATTATTATGTATAGagttatttgttgtatttttttttatcaatatggGCATGAGAATTAGATCTCACAAATTTAGCATATACACTCTTGTCctcttaatataaaatgatgatCATTTGTACAATGGCTGTAATTCCACATTTATATAGTAGTCTGAATTTAATACTCTACATCCATGATTGTTTTCATTcgtgaaaacacaaaaacacaaagggaaGCACACACAGCTCCACCACTAACACTCATGGTGTATTCTGCTGACCAGCACCACTGACACTGATTTGGTGGGGGTTCAGTTTACTGGGTGGAGGCACAGCCTTTGACTGACATGTGCGCAGACCACACAAGATAACAACAAACTACATCATATTGCAAATTCACCATAAAATGAATATGTATGAAGGTTGAAAAGGGTTAAGGTCACTCAAatgacccccctcctccctttaTTACTGCAGTGGTCTGTTAACACTACTTTTGCTGACACATTTCAATGTTTACAGGTTAACTGTCAGTGAGTACAAATTTGATAAATAAACTTATCCAGCTAACATCCCCCCACGGATTACCTAGCAGTCATGTATTGCACACAGCCAAGGATTTAAGACTACCAAGAGCCCCAACGGCCCTCATTGCACTGGCATTAATTTTCCTGCTCATCTGAATAGCAAACTATTCTTGGCTTGTTCACTGAGCAATTTGTAACAGCATTCGCACTTGCCTCATTGGGTACTTCAGAATTGTGAAACCATGCATAAGCTTTAATAACAATTTTATAACTGACAATGTTTACAGGGTAAATTCCTCTTGTAGCCctttcattaaaaagaaatgaagtaaGCTGAATGTCAGGCAATGACACTCATTGTAAATTACAACATGGGATCCGGTCCCTGTATTTTtgggtcaaacacacacaaacaaggactTGATACTTTTGTgacaatgagtgacaaatgATTATTTCCAGACTTGAATAATCTATAAAATAATTCAAGTAATCAATTAACttataaaatttaaaagaaaaagtgaaatcaTTGCCATGCATGAGccattttcaaattatttgttGTGTTAGAcaacaatttacaatgatatgaaataacaaaaaagcaacaaaccATCAttatttgagaggctggaactAATAAAAGTGTTTGCTTTATAATCAACTTAAAGGATGAATCAGTTATCAAAAGTCTGACTAATTTACTGCGTATTGACTAAATGTTTCAGCACTCAACATACATCATCATACACTATGGAGCACTAACTCTTGTAGAGAAATTgtacatataatatatacaggTCCATCATAAAAGTCTGAATGGGAGTGATTTTTTTGTGGGTTAAAAGACACTGAGATGAAGAGAACTAGCATCACATTACTCAAGAAACAGCTGCAGGATGGCATCTGACTACGTCccaaaaaacaattttattagAACAAAATGGTCAGTGTGCTCCAGGTGATTGATATAGACATTGCACTGTTATCATGAATAAGTCTGTACACATCAACAACCAGAtctgtatgtacagtgtgtgtgtgtgtgtgtgtgtgtgtgtgtgtgtgtgtgatatattaGGTAGGCTGGGGGTCAACTCTGGAGTAAATCCATGAAAAGATGCATAGCCTgccaacacattttttaaagttcttGTGGGCCCTCATATGAAGTTACACTATGCATGATTCACCCTCTCCACAGCGACGTAGAAACTTTTCTTGTCATCCAAACAGTGCCAGCCGATTGGTCCAATCTCGCAATCCGCACAGATAAGATACTTGATTCTCCCCACGTCGTTAGTGAAGCCCACATTCTCAAAAGTGTACATGTCGTCCACTAACCAGTGGGCAGTCAGAGTGTCCCCGTCCACTGAGCCCTCTGTGCTGCTGACGCCGCTCTTTTTCCGCATGGCGGGTAGGAACAGCTGGTGGGAGAAAAACACAGCCTCTGATATAATACAAACACTTGACAGAACTCAAAATCAATACTGCTATAGTGTTAGTCTAATTTGGATGTCTTCCTTCGCATATGGCCAGACCTAGCAGGgataaaaggacaaaaaaaatcagaccaTATCACTGCTTTTGTCAGAAACCTCCACTGGCTACCTGTTGCTTTCAGAGTGCAGTTTAAAATCTTCCACCTGGTATACAGCGCCCTAAATTACCTTGCTCCACCGTACATGTCAACCTTGCTTTCATTTTATGAGCACTGCAGATCTCTCCGGTTACAAGGCACCAGTCTCCTTCATGTTCCTACAACGTCCTGTGATTGCATGTAACATTTATATGCCTAAATAACTAAAGAGTCTGCCTGCTGATTATAACTCTGACAATGTGACCATTTAAAAGCAGTCTATATAAGCAGCCTATACAAAGTAACTGACCGGTGCCTTGGTATTGTTGTTcttgtatatttgtatgtatgtgtatatgtcaTTGTGTTTATGCGTGTGAGTATGTATAGGGACTGcttattgttttattcagtggCAGGGGAAgttttcagatcctttacttttacttaagtaaatgatcTGACAACATAAGAATTCTCTATAACTAACATCACTAAAGAACATGATCATTATTAGCAAAATGTACTATAAGTATCAAAAGCAAATGACTTGCATGCATAAAATAAGCTATTAAATATAATCATACTAGATTATTGTTTGCTGATGTATCAATATGCAGGTAGTATTTAGTTAGTGTGTTAGTAAAGGTGAAGATATCAACTACTTTATTTACTGCTAGGTGGGTTAATCTATAATAGTGcatcatattttcaaaatgtattgtatgttttatatgGAGCAGCTTTGTCATTAAATAGATTAGTAACTCtagctgtgaaataaattaatttcagaCGGAAATGGAAATAATTCAGTTAAGTACAAGCACCTTCAgtttttacttgagtaaatgcacttagTTGCATTGCAAtactggttttgttttcatgtaaagcACCTTGTACTCCTTTTAGATGAAACGGTGCTGCACTAATGCAATTAGACACATTTAATACCCCTAATGCAGTATTATCCAGAACTTACAGGCAACTATCTGTGTGTCAGCCCATCACACCATACCTCTTTCTCTGCAAACACAGCCATCCCCGGACACAGCACCTTGGACCCGCAGCGCTGACACAGAACAGACTTGCTGTTCTTGCCGTCCTCAGAAACCAGGTCGGACCTCTCCGTGCTTTCTTTGGACTGCTGACTGTTGTCCATCACGAGCCCTGACAAACAGCAAATGTACTCTGATGCTGATGCACAAAAGGCTTGAGACAGGGCGTCTTTCACCAGCCCAATCGGACTGATCCGAGGGAcagtgactgactgttttcagctCACAGACCGGGCAGTCTGCAGACCGGAATGGCCAGCCTCTGAAAATATTAACTTATAGTTTTAAGTTTTAgttaagtttagttttaataGCTATTGGCCTGATACAGTCGCTGTAAATGTAAGCCCCGCCCATTGCATTTATGCTAACATCAGCGCTAACACGAAATTCTGCTATTATACAACAAATAACTACATTACATACACATAATAATTACTTATGCACATTTGTCAAATGATACGTACCTAATGGTTGAAGGAAAAACAAGCGCTGAATACGACAATAAAATGGTAAGACAGACAGGTTGGCAAAGGCTAAGCTAGCATACTAGCTGGTCTTGAAGTGTACCAGCCACTAAGTACTCCGTCCAGAAACACTTGCCTGTACTTTAGTTCCTGATTAAACAggctttttcttatttttaaaaaaaataatattagttggaaatttttcattaatattttcattctaAAGTTTgtcagaaaggaaaaaaactggAGGAAATGGAAGATGTTTTTTGCAAAACATGATCCAGACATAAGAGACAAGATAATATAATTAGAAAAATTGGGTTGGGATGTTGTTGAACATCACATTCAGGGTGAGTCTGTCCCACTTGATATTTTGCAGAATTTATCATTGTATAAAGCCCCAATGTTCAAAGGATTTGGGAATTAGGACtaagaaataatcatcagcatAATTGTTTATTACTGAGTGCAGATCTGTATTGAGATGGAGATTGAATACACctttgatgatgaaatgaaaaatgctatATGATCGTGAAGCCTTGAGGGAGACATGTTAACACTGAGTGCTTATACTTatatctgatttattttcctgATAGTCTGGTATTTCATACAATTATGTAGTATTTTCTACATCAGCTGTGAGCACATCCTATACATCTTTTCTGCCGCTGATTTCCAACCGGCAGCTAATTCTAGTAGATGACTGGGAAATGATGAACAGCTGTTGTTTTGCAGAGGTTTACATGCTCAAAACATAATAACGGTTGATCTCCAGAGAtcaataaaactgttttaaagagagaaaactaattttgtattttgtagttACGAACAAGCGATGAGCAGTAGATGATGAATCCTGTTGTCTTCACAGTTGCTTGCGgctgctgtgacattttcaaatgtcaagGTCTCACATTTCTAAGAAATCTGCTCACTCTGCTGAGTGTACATCACTCTCGCCAGCTGCTTATATAGCCCGAATCTTTTAATATGCACCGGATACAACTGGACACCATGTTTatacatgtggaaaaaaattTATTACAATAATTTTCCAAGATTAccattaataaatatttatgtttacatttcagtgaAATGTATGACTTATCACCTTCTACACAGGACATTACACAAAGTCAAGAATACACGTTGTTTTAGTCTTTGTAATAAAGCTTGAATAAGTTGATCTAGAAAAAGGAGTCTTAAACAGCAGTTGATACAACCTATCAATGGAGTTGTAAGTTCAATAATGATTtgattgtgtatatatatggcaaggaaaacaagaaaagtcAACATCTGGAAATCCTTGAAGCTCCCTTGACTGTTAAGATAGGccgttttatttaaaaacatttccattgGCCTAAGGCACAGGAATACTAAAAGTTTATATCAATCAtacataacacattttaaaccCCATATGGTGATTTAAAGTTTAGAATTTTATAGCATACACTAGGGTGCATTTGATATTTACACCTCTCATTGCATTTGAAATCTAGCACAAAAGAAAGATCTTTagctgacaaaaacacaatttgacCGATCTAGATCTGTACATTGTGCGTAGCCCAGGAACTATTACTCTACAAATCATGTGTTGTCTGACTGAAAAAAGATGGCAGGTGAGTTCTTTTCACTTCAGCATTTTAAGCATCTTAGTCTGACCTGAACTGAGctaatttatttttccacaggAGCAAAAAACTTTTACAGCTTTTCCGTGCCATTAaacaatttgaattttttttgtgtgacttttttcaattaaaataatGCATCCAATACAAAGGAACTTCTACGCATTTcagtataaaataataaaaaaaaaaaaacagacaaaaaaaaaaaaacgagaaagATCCAACCCTTTGATTCATTTTGGTCAAGGACCTGATTACCATTACCCATAGTGTTACTGTGACACATCTGTACATCATATTTATGGGATCTAAACTATACGTtccttttattcatttcttattttattttgtgacaatGGGATTTTAGAGTACTGACTGGGCTTTGAGAGTacagttcatgttttattgcaGAGTGGACATAGGTGGGTTTGTACAGATTTCTACAGGTTTTAATGGAAAGCTGCACAATCAGtgtcaatcaaaaaaaaaaatctgatgaatTCCATACACACTATCTGTGTATACTTTCATCCTCCTCAAGCAAATGTGTGCAGGCTCTCAAGCACCTAACTGGCCCTGGACTGCTCTACAAGATGCTTCTGGCTGACAGTACATTCGTCCTCTAACCTCTAAGGAAAATGggaaggagaaaatgaattgtttatAGTATGTGCTCTCTGCTACAGTACAAATAAAACTCTCTATACTCTTTGTGCAATGGTAACAGACTATGGAGAAGTTGGGCTACTAGTGAGCTTCTCGGAAATGAACATCAGTTACAGGAATACATGATTTTGGTTTAAGTCCCATTTTGACCTTTCTTTGAAACACATACTTTAAGCTTCATAATTATTGAAGAAGTGGTGACCGTTGAAGATTCCCTCCATAGCTCATTGGCTAGTCAATGCTACTTTATTTGAGCAAAAAAGAGCCAAAGCAGAAAGACCGTCAGAACCCAAACAGAATGTGAGCAAATCAGAAGTACAGAAGGAGCAATAAGTGACTATTGAATTCCAGCAgcattttaagtgtgtgtgtgtgtgtgtgtgtgtgtgtgtgtgtgtgtgtgtgtttgtggggctATAAAGAAAAGTATGAGTAAGTCACAGTCAGGGCTCTCAGAGTAGAGTGTCATCTGTGCATCCTCCCTCGAGGCCGTAGCGAAACTCCTGCAGGTTGGAAACGCCGTAGAAATGGATGAACGCTGCTGCCACGACCAGAACATGAAAAATCTGATGGGAATGGAACTAGAGACAGGGAAAGAAATATATGTGCATTAGCAAGATTTATTACCACTCACCTGCTAAATCaaataagaaaattaatattataattaaattaacCAATAtccaaaaacatccaaaatTATAGCTCAATCATTAATTCTCTATTTAATACATGATTTACAAAGTTGTGTGTACGTGTCTGTTATATCAGAAGTGAGG is drawn from Seriola aureovittata isolate HTS-2021-v1 ecotype China chromosome 2, ASM2101889v1, whole genome shotgun sequence and contains these coding sequences:
- the rabif gene encoding guanine nucleotide exchange factor MSS4; protein product: MDNSQQSKESTERSDLVSEDGKNSKSVLCQRCGSKVLCPGMAVFAEKELFLPAMRKKSGVSSTEGSVDGDTLTAHWLVDDMYTFENVGFTNDVGRIKYLICADCEIGPIGWHCLDDKKSFYVAVERVNHA